GAGCATGGGGATCATTACCCTTGCCTTGCTGAGTGGCGGCTACATCACCGGCGACCACATCCCAACATGGGTCAAGCTGAGCTGCGCGATCGCCATGGGCCTTGGAACGGCCGCCGGAGGATGGCGGATCATTCACACGGTTGGCCAGAAAATCTCCAGGCTCGAACCCGTTCACGGGTTTGCCGCCGAGACAACCGGCGCCGCCGTGCTCTTTACGACGGCCCATTTCGGGATGCCGGTCAGCACCACTCACACGATCACGGCCTCCATCTTCGGAGTCGCTTCCAGCAAGAGGCGTTCGGCCGTCCGATGGGGCGTTGCGCGCAATGTCGTGATGGCCTGGGTCATCACCTTCCCCGCTTCCGCCGCCGGCGGAGCGATCAGCTACTGGATTCTCAGCAGATTCTTGGGCGCGTAGCCGGATTCGCCGAGGTATAATGAGCGTTCCGCCAGAGCGGCGTGTTTCGCCCTGCCGGAATTCAAGACGGACCAATAGCAGCTTATGGCCACCTATCGCGGAAGAAAAACGGACATCAGCCGACGCGTCGGCTTCAGTATTTGGGGCGATCCCAAGTGCCCCAGCGGCAAGCGCCCCTACCCCACCGGACAGCACGGCCCCAACATGCGGGAGCGCCGGCAATCCGAATACGGCGAGCAGCTCTTGGCCAAGCAGACGATTCGCCGGTACTACGGCCTTCTTGAGCGGCAGTTCCACAACACCTTCGTCAAGGCGCAGCGCATGCACGGCAACTCAGGCCTTAACTTCCTGAGGCTTCTCGAAATGCGACTTCAGACCGCCGTTTGGCGACTCGGCTACGGACGCACGGTCTTTCACGCCCGCCAGCTCGTCACGCACGGGCACATCACAGTGAACGGTAAGCTCGTGGACGTTCCCAGCTACACCCTAAAGGTCGGCGATGTCGTTGGCGTGGCCGATAACGAGACCGCCAGAAAGATCGCCCGCCTCAGCCGCTATGAGGGTGCAGCGGTTCCCGCCTACTTCGAGCCCGACGTGCCGAACATGAACGGAAAGCTGATCTCCTTGCCCGAACGCGAGGACTTCCCGAAGTTCTTCCAAGAGCAGCAGGTCGTCGAGTTCTACGCGCGATAATCTGGTCCCTGGTCTAGCAAAGCGGGCGTATTCCTCAGGAATACGCCCGCTTCATTTATAGGTGTAGCCGCAGACCCTTCAGCCTGCGCTTTCCTTCCTCAAGATCTTGGCGGCTTCAGCCCGTGCCCGGACACCGGCTAAAGCCGGCGGCTACAGATGGCCCTTGTCAAGCCAATAAGGACAACCTAAGCCAACTCGGGCTTCTCTTCCGCCGCATCGAGCGCCGCGTCCTCTCCCGTCCGCCTCTCCGGAAGGAAGAGCCGCACCAGATACGCAACAACAACCAAAGCTCCCAAAGCCACCACGACCGAGGGGCCCGTCGGCCAGTTTCCAGTCCCGGCAGCCTCTCCCATCGCCATCCCTTGGAACCGCAGGTCCGGCGCAAAATAGGAGATGAGCAGCCCTCCAAAGGACCCCAAGACCCCCAACGGGATCGCCAAGGCCGCCGCAACTCCGATTCTCTCGACAAAGAAGAACGCGATGACCGCCGGCATCACGAGCCAAGTGAACACCAGCAGCACCCCCGCCACCTTGACCGAAGACGCCACCATGAACCCCAGCAGCGCATAGAAGGCGAAGTCGAGCAGCACACCCTTGAAGTTCAGGCTCTCCTGCTTGCTCAATGTGAGCGCCGAAATGGGCCTCCAGAGCAGCAGCAAGACAGCCAGGATCGAACCAAAAGTGGCCGCGTAGCCCAGGTGCTGGGAGGACTTCACAAACATGATGTTGCCGGTAAGAATCTCTTTGAGCTCCTCGTGGCCATGCCCGGATGGGTCGAACTCCAGGACGATGATGGAGGCCGCCGTCGTCAGCACGTAGACGATGCCGATGATCGCCTCGTGAGGAACCTTCCCCAACCGAAAGCGGCTCAGCGAAATGAGCAGCGCTCCCAGTAGCGCAAAGACCACGGAATACTCGTAGGCAACCGTTGACGCGGCCTCATGCCCCATGGCGATGGCCAGAGACATGCCAAGAGCCGCCACCTGGGCCACCGCTAGGTCGATGAAGATGAGCCCCCGCCGCACGATGTGTACGCCGAACAATGTGTGTACCGGGACCATGATCAGGACCGCAATCGCCGCAGGACCCAGAATGCTCCAGAACCCCATGAGCTATTTCCCCAGCGCCGAGGCCACCCTCGACACGATGGTATCGAATAGGCCGATATAGTCCTTAGCTGCCGGGTCCTGGCCCACGCTGCCAGGCGCTACGACCAGCGTCGCCCCCGTCCGAGACTTAACGAACTCGCCGTTCTTCGTCGAATAGAAGGGCTCCTGCAAGATCAACTTGATTCTGTCCTCTTGCACCGTTCGGATCACGGCCGCCACGTGCCCAGGAGTCGGGTCCAGGCCCGGTTTCGGTTCAAGTTCTGCCGCAACCTTGAGTCCGAAACGGTAGTTGAAGTAGTTCCAGCTTCGGTGATAGGTCACGATCTGGCTCTTCCAGAAGGGCCGCATCTTGTTGCACCAACCGCCCAATTCGTCCAACATCCCCTTTTCCTTCAGATTCGGGACGAGTTTGTTCTCGTTATCCCACTGCCACAGGGTCGCCCCGCCGACCTTTCCGACGAGGGCGCTGCCAAACATCGCCACGTCGAGCCGGTGAGAAAAGTCCTCGGCGTTCGCCTTGTAGGCGGCAGCGTTTGCCTTGTCGATCGTGCCGAGCCTTTCTGCCAGCTTCGCCGCGATGAGACGGCCATTGTACGGATCCAGCCAGACGTGCGGGTTGCCGTAGGGGTGCATGTCGCCCTGCGCGCGGGTCACTCCGCCCTGCGGCACGTCTCGCACCGTGACCCAATCCCCCACATAGACGTGGCCGGGCTGGCCGGGCTGAATTTTGGAGTTCGCGCTTCCGTCCAGAATCGGCTGCTCGTAGGCGACTTCCAGTTCCAGGCCCACGGCCATGAAGAGGTCGGCGTTTGCGGCCTTGTTGATGTAGCTCGGCTTGGCCTCAAGGCGGTGGGGATCGCGCGAGCCGACGATCAGCGAGGAGACGCTGACCTTCTCTTTGCCAACTTCCTTCGCGAGGGCGGCGAGGTCTGGCAGGGTCGTCAGCACGTTCACGACCCTGGATTGGCCCGCAGCGGCGATAGACAGGATGGTAAGGATGGCGGCAACGGTTTTCATGGTGAGTTCACTCTCGGATCAAGATCAATACTTGTGGGCGGGGTGGGTACCGATGAGCCACTGGAGCTGAAGTCGCAGCACGTCGCGCGTGGGCTCGAAGTTGCTGGAGATCCTCTGCCATTCCAGACGCCAATGTTGGAACTCGGTTAGCTTGAATGTCAATCCGGCCAAGACGCCGTGTCTGGAATCCGACGTCCCTGGGATCTCGCTGTAATCCAGGCCAGTGGTGAGGTGCCAGCGAGGCGCCACTTCATATACCAATCGGCCAAATGCGCCCATGGTCCGCTTGCCGAAGCCTCCGGGTTTGGCCCAATAGGCCTCAGCCTCAAAATGCGCCGACCTCCCCTTCGTTCCCGGGCGCCATTTCATGGTGTAGTCGACACCATAAAGGTCGCCCCTCTTGGCGCCGTCCGCAGCAGCCATCGGCATGGTCGGCCCGTTCGCATAGCTGAAGCCAAGCTGCCCGGAGAGGTCCTCGTTGAAGTCGAAGAAGGTCCGATAGCGCCCGACGTAGACCGGTGAACCAAGCGACGAGCCGTTGAAGAGCGGACCCTCATCGCCGGCGTCCATGATCTCGAATGTGAGCTCATTGAACCGATCTCCAGGCAAGAGATAGCTAAGAGAAGCGCCCGATTGGCGCAGGCCCTCGTCGCCCATCGTGTCCTGAATGATGAGCGGATATTCGCTGGTGTCGAGCTGATCCGGGTGATTGCGCTGAACGCGCCCAATGGCTGCCGCGAACTTGCCGACCTTGGCAGTGAGACCCTTCCCGAGCTTGGTGTACAGGCCGAACGCCTCCTCGAGCTCGAACACGCTCTTGCCCTCTTCGTCCTTCGTGAGAGCGGCGATCGCCGTGACCTTCATGAAAGGGTCGACGTCGCCGGCAAAGCCAAACTCCAGCTCCTTCATGTCGGCGTGGCGCTTTTCGCCGGAGTTGTCCCGCAAGGTGGCGTCGAACACCCCGATGATCGCCATCTGAGGGTTGAAGTAGCTAGGATTGACCTTTGGGGATTGAGCCGGCGGTGGGGCCGGGCCCTGAATACCGGGCGTAGGACTGGGCGGACCCGTCAGTATCGCCTTTGCGGCAAGCAAGGCTAGGGCTTTGGACGAGAGGACTGGGATCATGAGCAGGCACCTAACGCAAGAATATTGCATTATGCACCTTTTGGTTGTCAAGCGCGCACTCGCGGCATGGGGGAATTGAGCTTGGACCCATTCCCTTGCCGCTTTCGGTGCCGGGAAGCACCCGTGCCGTAGGCTTCAACCTGCGCCACTTTTGACGCCGGCAAGAGCCGTCGGCGACGGGCTTCCCTTTGGCCACTGGCCAGCCTCAAACCTCCCGATAGAGGTCCCTTTCACCCTCTCACCCTCTCACCCATTCCCCTACCCCCTTTTTCCCTCCTGCCTACGCTCCCGACTTTGGTACCGGGCCCCTGGGCTTATGCTGCGCCCATGGAGGAAGCAAGTAAGTGAGCACCCAGAGGATCGCCACCGGCAGCAGCAGGATCACCAAGGCCGCCAGCAATCCCTCTCCACCGACCAGCTCAAGCTTGTAGGTGGTCAACCCCATCAGGGTCTTCGAGAAGAGCTGCCCGCCGATGACCACATTCCAGCGCATGAGCAGCACGCCGAGCAGCACGAGTGAGGCGCACAGGAAGTAGTACCGGGCCCGGAGAGCCTCGGGCATCTTATGCTTGACCGCCTGCATGACGGCGAGGATGATAAGAGGGACCATGCCTCCAAGGAAGAGCTGCCCACCGAACATCGTCTCGTACAGATAGCCCGAACTCAGCAGCTTCAGGATCTCGAGCGATTCGCCGGCTTCGTAGATGCGGTGCACGAGGTCGAGCAACTCCAGGGTGAGGTCGAAGATCAGGGCAAACATCAGGTAGCGCCCGATCGCGTCCAGGCACTGCACATTCACCTTCTGCTTGCGCCACCAGGTGGTCACCATATACACGAGCGTCACCAGGGACATCCCCGAGACGATCGCCGAGAGCAAGAAGATGATCGGCATGAGTACGCTCGCCCACCACGGGTTGCTTTTCAGCGACCCAAAAATGAACCCAACGTAGCCGTGAAGCAACACCGCCGAGGGGATTCCAATGATCGTGATAAACCTTCCTGCCCGTTCGTCAAATTCCAGCGCGCGTGGCGAGACATCACGAACGCCCAAGGTGAGCACCGAATAGATGAGCTTCTTGACTCCGGTCGACTCATCGGCCCACTGAACGATCTCCTTGCGATAATCAAACCAAATCTCCAGCAACAGGACCGCCATCAGATACCAGAGGTACACGAACCCGAACACCGCCATCGCCGAGGAAAGGTGCGGGGTCATCATGATCTCGTAGAAGCGCTCTGGATGCCCAAGGTGCGCGACCAAAGGCAGCGGCGCGCAGATGAGGAATGCAAGGGCCGTCAGAAGCGACAGCCGATACGTCGGCGCGATGGCTTTGGCGTCGAACACCCGAACGAGCGACGCCAGAATGAACGCGCCCGCCACCAGACCGGTGAGATACGGATACAGCACGATCAGGACGCTCCACTGGAGTTCCTTCTCGTTTGGAAGCACATAGCCGGTGGTTTGAGCCAGCGGCAGAAGGCTAAGGGTCGAACCGATCGGCAACATCAGACCACCTCCTTGGAAAGGCCCTTGTAGGCTATCTTCGCGCCCGTCTTCAGGTTGGGTTTCAGGACCATCGTCGGGTTCTGCTTTAGGAAGGCTGAAACCGGGCTGTCCTCTTTCGAAAGGTCGCCGAAGATGCGCGCACCGGTCGGACACACCTCGACGCAGGCAGGCTCCTGGCCCTTTGTGACGCGGTGATAGCAGAGCGTGCACTTGTCGGCCGTGTGCTTTTGTGGGTTCCAGAACCGCGACCCGTAAGGGCACGCCTGGATGCAGTAGCGGCAGCCGACGCAATAGTCGTAGTCCACGAGGACCACGCCG
This Armatimonadota bacterium DNA region includes the following protein-coding sequences:
- a CDS encoding metal ABC transporter permease, producing the protein MGFWSILGPAAIAVLIMVPVHTLFGVHIVRRGLIFIDLAVAQVAALGMSLAIAMGHEAASTVAYEYSVVFALLGALLISLSRFRLGKVPHEAIIGIVYVLTTAASIIVLEFDPSGHGHEELKEILTGNIMFVKSSQHLGYAATFGSILAVLLLLWRPISALTLSKQESLNFKGVLLDFAFYALLGFMVASSVKVAGVLLVFTWLVMPAVIAFFFVERIGVAAALAIPLGVLGSFGGLLISYFAPDLRFQGMAMGEAAGTGNWPTGPSVVVALGALVVVAYLVRLFLPERRTGEDAALDAAEEKPELA
- the rpsD gene encoding 30S ribosomal protein S4 gives rise to the protein MATYRGRKTDISRRVGFSIWGDPKCPSGKRPYPTGQHGPNMRERRQSEYGEQLLAKQTIRRYYGLLERQFHNTFVKAQRMHGNSGLNFLRLLEMRLQTAVWRLGYGRTVFHARQLVTHGHITVNGKLVDVPSYTLKVGDVVGVADNETARKIARLSRYEGAAVPAYFEPDVPNMNGKLISLPEREDFPKFFQEQQVVEFYAR
- the nrfD gene encoding polysulfide reductase NrfD; this encodes MLPIGSTLSLLPLAQTTGYVLPNEKELQWSVLIVLYPYLTGLVAGAFILASLVRVFDAKAIAPTYRLSLLTALAFLICAPLPLVAHLGHPERFYEIMMTPHLSSAMAVFGFVYLWYLMAVLLLEIWFDYRKEIVQWADESTGVKKLIYSVLTLGVRDVSPRALEFDERAGRFITIIGIPSAVLLHGYVGFIFGSLKSNPWWASVLMPIIFLLSAIVSGMSLVTLVYMVTTWWRKQKVNVQCLDAIGRYLMFALIFDLTLELLDLVHRIYEAGESLEILKLLSSGYLYETMFGGQLFLGGMVPLIILAVMQAVKHKMPEALRARYYFLCASLVLLGVLLMRWNVVIGGQLFSKTLMGLTTYKLELVGGEGLLAALVILLLPVAILWVLTYLLPPWAQHKPRGPVPKSGA
- a CDS encoding zinc ABC transporter substrate-binding protein, which gives rise to MKTVAAILTILSIAAAGQSRVVNVLTTLPDLAALAKEVGKEKVSVSSLIVGSRDPHRLEAKPSYINKAANADLFMAVGLELEVAYEQPILDGSANSKIQPGQPGHVYVGDWVTVRDVPQGGVTRAQGDMHPYGNPHVWLDPYNGRLIAAKLAERLGTIDKANAAAYKANAEDFSHRLDVAMFGSALVGKVGGATLWQWDNENKLVPNLKEKGMLDELGGWCNKMRPFWKSQIVTYHRSWNYFNYRFGLKVAAELEPKPGLDPTPGHVAAVIRTVQEDRIKLILQEPFYSTKNGEFVKSRTGATLVVAPGSVGQDPAAKDYIGLFDTIVSRVASALGK
- a CDS encoding inorganic phosphate transporter, whose protein sequence is MRLIAMWFAHSKPDVMSNAFRRLQLVSSALMAFTHGQNDAQKSMGIITLALLSGGYITGDHIPTWVKLSCAIAMGLGTAAGGWRIIHTVGQKISRLEPVHGFAAETTGAAVLFTTAHFGMPVSTTHTITASIFGVASSKRRSAVRWGVARNVVMAWVITFPASAAGGAISYWILSRFLGA